Genomic segment of Neoarius graeffei isolate fNeoGra1 chromosome 7, fNeoGra1.pri, whole genome shotgun sequence:
CGGGAGGGAGGTTTCGACTTTGTTCTACTGTGATTCTTTGTAATATAGAGTAacagatccagcccaagaatctgacgcaTGCacttttgcagaaatattttcaccaaTTTTACCAGATCACTATGGGTTTACACAGGGGTGTAGAGCATGCCAAGTGCTTTCCGAAGAAGGCAGCCACGGCTCGCTATGACCACCGCTCGGCtcggtctgttggttgagcatggctatagtccatgtagccagctagcagtaaagtaaacaaatgcccagaggtggacagtaacgaagtacatttacttgagtactgtacttaagtacactttgagtatctgtacttctacttgagtattttttctgggaaacttctgactttaacttcactacatttgaaagacaaatatcgtacttttcactccactacatttctatcaaggtcctcgttactatgaagcggctttgaaagtgggtgCTTTTGTCTTTTCGCAGGGGACaccgagacagccgatcagtaatcactagggtcacgtccataaactgtataaaatcaagttcagtgatttctcagcagcgttatttgaacacgatgagttgatggcagaatggaaggaggcggttcttctggagaatgcacacactcatggccatacctagaacccatgtttcagttttctaaaaggaataaagagtcgtttcgttttaaatggttgttttgtttccctaaaacaaaccacatcacggcctacaaacactcgccatccaacctgcggaagcatattgacatatgtaaacgttttattccaagagaaagcttgtaatgaagttgtctgtgcttttagagtgagtgataacgttgcaatagctatgcagtctggttagtcaaatgactttctatggatttgcccgacaagttaccatcgccttgtccaccgcTAACGttgacacatagctagttaacttggacagtgttagttagcatgtaaaaacggagttatgctaacatgaataacgttgacttatctgaagtccttttagaaatgttagcataatcttgccaaataaacaaaatgtagaaatctctcttttctagtagcgttagctacccaatatgatttagagtttgtaaagagtttgctagcgtcaggtggagcttcactgactagctagcttaacattaaaccatcatgatgcacagcacgcgttcattttgtaaatccagtcagttgcttcagaagcattaggttttgtaagcgttgtggcgatAATACaataatgcgttgacagaaaatgtacttttaaatacttaagtatttttaaaagcaagtatttcagtacttaagtaaaaatttgactggacaactttcacttgtatcagagtaacatttgacctgtGGGATCTATACGTTGACTTtagtaatgaacttgggtactttgtccacctctgtaaacGCTCCATGAccaatgccaagtggtgcacgcaCATCGGTCTGGATCCATCCTTGGTATATTATCGgtgtcttacctggtgaattgtaatCAGTATTCTGATGCGTTGTAGGCTCTTCAGCGTATATTGGAAGAAAATGCGGGTAACAAAGAAAACAGCGACGTTAAAGAACAATCACTGACGGATCAAGAGACGGAGCAGGTACGGTCTATTACTACTATACTCCAGATAAGAGACTTACTCGGAACGttttgcatgaaactcactcatctgaaatttccaaagttttatttcatggtagtttcagttttcatttaTGTGCTCGGAACGTGAATTGACCAGAAAAAGGGATATTGCTGTGTAAACGGATGAACCAGTCATTGctgaaatccagacagagacagCTGTCTTCAAAGATAAGATTATCCAGCATTCTTTGTTAGGAGATGAAAGCATCATTAGACAATCCATTCAAACTCTCCGAGCAAAACCACACTGTAAGCAGAGCCGAGGTAAAGAGCCGAGCTGCTCCAAGCTTCCACGTCATCACATACATCACTTCCGCAagaggcccatctggtatttatttttctagaacagttttgtctccgaaaatgaatgtttgagtGCTGAAAATCAacgaatacttttacttaacgcAAGTTGaagagtaaatccgctggaggatccctttaaacatGCCCAGCACACACTGCTCTAGTAGTTACTCGCGTGACATTGAGGTGTGCGTCACATGTGAGTTGTAAGGGAGAAACAGACGATGGCTTATTAAAAACAGTACGAGTACATATTTTTTGACTTACTATTTCCATAAGTGCAGGTTCCCAGCGCCACCTGCTGTCATGAAGATGTCTCGGTTTTGGGGCAAATGCCTCACTTGCCATATTGTAGACTTGTGGGCCTTAAACACAGACATTAACAATCGTGAAAGTAAATAAAATAGTAGCGGGTTTAAATACTTGGCTGATATCGTGAGTGAGTGCTCTCAGGCTCACCTTTTCAGAAACCGATGCAAAGCCTTTGGTCGGGTGCTGAGTCCTCATATCAAAGACGTGAAATTTGCCCTCTAAAGACGTTGCCACAAGTTTGTTCATATTGATATCTTTTCTGTCAAATTCAACACTGCACACCTATAAaatgcagattaaaaaaaaaaaaaagttacttattAACATTTAGAAAATTTTCAAGTACTAGGATACTGAGACTCtcaatcaggggtgtcaaaccagcCCCAAAAAAGGATTTAATCCAGCCCACCCAATTAATTAAGAAcctgatttaaaaataaattcatctTGACCATAATGGGGGGAAGAGGCGCAATCCTTTGTTACTCCACTAGGGGGTAAAATAGAGCAAGCCGAACATTTTGCTCTAAATGCTGTACGTCTCCTTtgggggaataataataataataataataataataataatctcatataatctctagccgctttatcctgttctacagggtcgcaggcaagctggagcctatcccagctgactacgggcgaaaggcggggtacaccctggacaagtcgccaggtcatcacagggctgacacataaacacagacaaccattcacattcacacctacggtcaatttagagtcaccagttaacctaacctgcatgtctttggactgtgggggaaaccggagcacccggaggaaacccacgccgacacggggagaacatgcaaactccacacagaaaggccctcgccggccacggggctcgaacccggaccttcttgctgtgaggcgacagtgctaaccactacaccgccgtgccgccccaataataataaataatttacaAGTTTCACAGTAACGGGGTTTATacttattacatttttatttgtaaatattcTGCAAACTATTTTGATTTTATTGTGTCCGTTCGTGGCATATAATCCCAATTCAGGCCAATGTGGacgcatggtaaaaccataatttaGCAATTCTGAACTGCAGTCTACTCATCTGTTTTGTGCGTTTTATATGTGCATTCAGAATGTATCATTCAGATAAATTAACACATTTAAGAAGAGTTGTTGACATACTGTTAGTcattaatccttttttttttgtgtccgATCGACTTGACTAAACGTAATGTAGCCCGTTACCTAAAACGAGTCTGACCCCCCCTTGCTCTAAAAGCAGAGCCAACATATCCCGTATACGCTACATCAAAATGTTCTGATCAAATGCAAAACCTTTGGAAATAATGAGAAACTTACgccatttttaatatttttttcccATCGCAGAGACATATTTCGGAGATCGAACAGCTTAATATCACCATTGTCATAaccagcacacacacagcggtcCTGATCGTTAAAGGCGTGACCTTTGAAGGAAAAAAGGAGCATTCATCAGTTAGGAACACACATCATACGTACACATTACTGAGAAAATAGCTTAATACAAAACTGACACGAAGTCAAAAGCTGTGTGTGGACTtgataacaggaattaacttgtGTTGTGGATATTCTACAGCACTGAGTATAATGTCAAATGTGTAACTGTTGGCAAATCGCTGTAATatgagaggaataaaaacactagcacatgctgttatatgaaaataataatcaaatacaccatgcactgagaggctcgggttgaaattatggattctccgaGTACAACTTTGAGGACCGCAGccccagtcaccgaagagaatcgggtcagccaagatcagatggaccttataggttccaaaataacaaaaaacccaaggttacccaaaatggtcaaaactgtgatattatgggcttgaacatattggggtcccatacctaaaatttcatgtagcattctctttccgttttgaaaatatacctcattttatacatgccccattctgctaggttgttgacgttacggacactacattaAAAGATATAACGGGATAGATCCACTTCAAACACCTCAAAACCAAATGTTGATGGGGCAACGAACTGTTATGCCATAAAGTGCCCTGTCGAATGTTACAATTGAGTAGAGTTACATATATTTGCTGGGTCTTCTAGTTATGTGACACGTTATCAGGGACCCCGATATTAGACAGAGAAACACAATTTCACAACACTTTATTAAAGCTCCAATTATTGGGCTCACAAAACATCATTTTATGCATAGTATCGGCTTATTATACTAGTTCCTTAATTAATTGACAGTTGGTTGTCCTTTCCAGCAAAGATTACACAGCTTATATACTTGTTGAACAATGTTACACAtaacgttacggacactacacccgttacggacactacatattGCAAATATATCTATTAATATAACAACTAAAGACGTATGAATATGTAACTAGAGCCCTACATGAGGCCAACAGGGCCAATGCATGTCAATCACCAAAAATGGTGGTAAATTCTGCAGCATTCTGTTACAGCAAgaccgttacggacactacagaaaacaacggaaatgacacgcaaaatctttggcatgtgaattttgcaaacatatgcccccagcaacaaggtttttgtatcaaatcatatcacatactacataaaatgtctgtatttaaagtgtttattaaaatgcattaaataagatttctcaggacattttcaactttgcagtgacaaaaaacaaattaggttcagcaccccccattgacaaaactattgtgaaagatttcatttttatcggaattccgtgattcagctgtcaatttgttcctcaaaaatctgctgatttactaaaacagttagtgtttgacaaattactgccaagtttaagcagcagtgatgcattctggggtattaaatcaaatgaacatgcgttacatggtgaaaatgtgcaatatgaagagtttgtctgataaaaaaaaaactgaaacatggattcagtggtggtaaattatgatctggctttgaaacgtcatacattggcaatgatagtctaccattagaacatatgaaatagtttaataaacataaatagaaggctgttacggcggcacggtggtgtagtggttagcgctgtcgcctcacagcaagaaggtcctgggttcgagccccggggccggcgagggcctttctgtacggagtttgcatgttctccccgtgtccgcgtgggtttcctcggggtgctccggtttcccccacagtccaaagacatgcaggttaggttaactggtgactctaaattgaccgtaggtgtgaatgtgagtgtgaatggttgtctgtgtctatgtgtcggccctgtgatgacctggcgacttgtccagggtgtaccccgcctttcgcccgtagtcagctgggataggctccagcttgcctgcgaccctgtagaacaggataaagcggctagagataatgagatgagaaggctGTTACATAGTGTTACATGATCTCAAACAAGTAGGTACATCTGATTGTGGCTGACCCGAATCCATAATTCCCGGTGCCTCAGTGCACGGTATAttcgatttatatccctcatgaaAAAATTCCAAAAAGTGTTAACTTTAAAGAATTAGAAATAAGCCTGAAAAAAAATATTAGTGGTCTAactcacagctgtgactcgagtcggctgtattgaggtatttcactcacgtgaccaagtcatgtgatgctgccattttggacgtcacggctcgaatcagtttgaatgcgaggaaggcgacaaacgaaaaacataagaaaaaggagcgagatgcagaaaacaccttcactatccagcaacgtagggcatttacagggcgagcagagggagaggtatttgcaaaaattgaggttagcaggcttagagaacgacgtttacctgcttccaccaggattgttcactgacgtacggaagtacacgaagccctcgtctttacctgacttcggcccacatgatctgtatacctatgtcgttaaaaacccatcgccatacacaggtattgatctgaaagcgtataagagtttggatgcctacaaatattttgtgtcaggctgggtaacatgcctacatcagcgggtcgtccctggagccggtggtcgccatcttattacagctaaggtttgttcacattttcatttactttcggtcctcaggataaacaaaatgttattaaatgtcattgaaataacttcttagtctgttgagacatggcccgttataaatttgctgttaccaggcagtgaccaagaactgtattattagggtcggtgtagatgtagcagtgtattagcaactagctgttagcactagctaatgtcaacaacatcatagctggtatgttactgtagcaatatttacgttcagtcatttggatgactgttaaaacctttcagtctcaagtttttcctttactggatttactagtttactgagccagcacgCGCTAGCCGggagcttgaaattgtgatgtcagttcatggtgTACCCAGGATATACAgtatctctcaccacatccatttttttttttatcaccacaagatacattgcttaaatcaatagtggaactattttatgtcacgtgagccatccttggccaattcctgcatgggaattttttgatgagggatataataaaaaaaagtaaggATATAAAGTTGAGCAAGGTGCACCTCACCACCTTggcatggattattttcctggaaGAGCACAGCCTGCTGTGTTTCATCCTTACTTACATGCCATGCTGAACCGAACTTGCCACTACTACAACAATACTGTCTACTGAGCTTGTAGTGCACctggactcaagtccgactcgtgccctacttttaaggacttgagcactgatgactcggcctcgtgcattaactacattcagactcataaattggagacgaagactcagattttttctttattttttgtaacatgccataataatttggcataagatatacacaatattgccaaaagtatttgctcacccatccaaattaccggaatcaggtgttccaatcacttccatgaccacaggtgtataaaatcaagcgcctcggcatgcagactgtttttacagtttggagctgccccttcctcttccaacatgactgtgcaccagtgcacaaagcaaggtccagaaagacatggatgacagagtgtggtgcggatgaacttgactggcctgcacagagtcctgacctcaacccgatagaacacctttgggatgaattagagcggagactgagagccaggccttctcgtccaacatcagtgtgtgacctcacaaatgcacttctggaagaatggtcaaacattcccataaacacactcctaaaccttgtggacagccttcccagaagagttgaagctgttctagctgcaaagggtggaccgacgtcatattgaaccctatggattaggaacgggatgtcacttaagctcatatgtgagtcaaggcaggtgagcgaatacttttggcaatatagtgtatgtccattaatttttatcctaatttcgtgcaagagaatgcacattcacctgttcatacatcatgttcagggacaaactaacgttaatggcgctaaaatgcctggagagaagcccctaggattgtccgctttgcttatacagacttctcgtacagtggggaaaaaaaatgcactgctgtgtgttccatatgtagaagaactatcgaggggacgacggggacaacctcaaacttcaactgtcatttggtaagactccatccagagaaggaagtgacacgctgtgttcattgccctgttgatagcagggtttgcttgctgactgatgaactagctagtgttaaccctctctcatgttatttgccctgttgatagtgggcggggcttgttgagcgatgaacaagctttttatctgtaccctattaactaaaatggggcagtcgagcagtaacgttagtccaacacagcagcagagatgatttcacataaaggcagcaacagccaccgtcaaatggtgcagttggagtcttgttctcagattgactcagacttgagactggactcggactctaagtttagtgactcgactacaacactgctgtcTACAGGTGGAACTGGTATAACAACCATACAACAATTTGACCTTTACCTGTTCTTCAAACAGTAAGTGAAATAGTTTTACAGCATATTTCAATTGAAGAAAGAACATACATCATTGGCTGCAGTAGAACACAGTGCTACAAAGCATGACTGCTTCCAAAGTGTCATGTTGATACCTGTAGTGCTATAAATACACACCAAATGCAACAGTCCAACAATCTCTCTTGGTCTCTCCTTCCACTGGCTCCATGTTCGCCACAGGTGTGTCTTTTTGCCTTGGATCCCACACTTTAACTGTACCTACAAATACAAGACAAAAGAATATGCTGatccatataataataataataataataatgatgacaaAACCAGATATaataaaatgttatttaccagctgggaggtccgcatcgtgaaataccgtgaccgaggtcagtattcaaggccgaggtcacagtatttcaccatacggaccgaccttaagctagtaaataatatattaatttttttctttaacaaattaacagaaaacgagagcgcccgaaagggaaaaccgagccgagccgccattttgaatcctcattcacggctgtaatgtaaattgctttctcctcggtatacaagtgcacttccatggcaggaaaaaaaaaaaaaactacattttgctgcctatgtagtcccctatttatacaaataggagtcattcaggattcaagcatatttttgctcggcgttagcaagttacaggtttttagctttctcctgaaatgttttcttttatttcttcttcctcaaggtagtaaaactcactttcgctgtgaacactgtcattatcgctatccatgctgtaaaattaatgctattctcctgagaaatgctggcagaaatttataagatttttgataatcttctcatctcatctcattatctctagccgctttatccttctacagggtcgcaggcaagctggagcctatcccagctgactataggtgaaaggcggggtacaccctggacaagtcgccaggtcatcacagggctgacacatagacacagacaaccattcacactcacattcacacctacgctcaatttagagtcaccagttaacctaacctgcatgtctttggactgtgggggaaaccggagcacccggaggaaacccactgataatcttataaaaaagataaatgttgacaaaaattgctactatgttgttgttgttgtgaacgagcgagccgCCAGagatccataaccggggtccgtacccgctcgccagccaatcagagcgcaggatttgatgaagatagatagatagatagatagatagatagatagatagatagatagatagatagatagatagatagatagatagatagatagaaagagcacCCTGATGTTCAACATTCAGCATTATGCCTGGATTGCAATGTTAAATGTATCACATGTGCATCACtgcaagcagctacagataaacaCGCATCTATAATAATGTTAATATCATGAACCAGGATAAAATCACATGCCAATATAATACCAAACACCAGAATCTGTAATGATGGCAAACTAACCGTCTCGGCTCCCTGTAACAATTTCTGGCGCGCCGTCTCCGATGCCTAAACCTCCAACTCCGTCGATGCTGTTTATTATTTCTTTGTGGCCTTTCACAGAGTACACTGGAACCTCTGATGCATCAAGATTCCTATATATTCGTATAAAGTTCACACTTCAGCTTAGACCAAACTCATGAATGTGGGGAATGAACAGATGTACAGTACGATGGTCAGTCATACCACACATGAAGGTTGCCGTCAAAATCGCCTGTGGCTAAATGCCTCTGCTGGAGAGATGTTGCACCAAATGTTCCACATTTGATTGGCTTGGGCTTTTCGATCTGAAATATTGAAACAAATTGAAAATCCATAGAAACATACGAGAATGAgaatatatgaaaaaaaaaatgcatattttGGCCTGGACACACCTGAAGTTATAGCGGTTGTTGTGGTCTAATACACCCACTTTTCCCCCTCAAATTTGTGTGTTGCTTTCTCAGATTTGAGTACAAATTCATTTCACCTCTTTTGTTGTGTGGCCAATCATAAACCAAGTCAGAACAGAATATGaaccaaatctcatctcattctcatctcattatctctagccgctttatccttctacagggtcgcaggcaagctggagcctatcccagctgactacgggcgaaaggcggggtacaccctggacaagtcaccaggtcatcacagggctgatacatagacacagacaaccattcacactcacattcacacctacggtcaatttagagtcaccaattagcctaacctgcatgtctttggactgtgggggaaaccggagcatgaaCCAAATCCTCACACCAAATCATTTTACAATATAGGAGAAATATTTACAGTCACTATATTTGGCAGACATCCTTATCTGCAGCCTCCATCAATAAATACATCCTGatactttttcaccaagtcacggACTAAGCATATCATCAGTCTAAAATCTCTGTTAGGGATGTTTCAaataaaattgggacaggggcatgtttatcgctgtgttgcatcacctctacttttaacaacacactgtaaaatatttgggaactgaggagaccaagtgctgtagttttgaaaaagagaaatgttgtcccattcttgcctgatatacaatttcagtggcTCAACAGTTCCTTTgctttattttgcacttcataatgcaccaaatgttttagatgggagacaggtctggactgcaggcaggccagtttagcactcagactcttttactatgaagccatgcagttttaatatgtgcagaaagcagtttggcgttgtcttgttgaaagaaggaaggccttccctgaaaaagattttgtctggatggcagcatattgctccgaaatgtgtatatatcattcagcattaatgatgccttcccagatgtacaagctacccatgtcatgtgcactaatgcccccttataccatcacagatgctggcttttgaactgcacactgataacaagccggatggtccctctcctctttagtctggaggacgtggtgttcatgatttctaaaaagaatttctacttttgattcgtcagacctcgggacaattttccacttcgcctcagtccatcgtaaaagagctcgggcccagagaaggtggcggtgtttctggatattgtttatatctggttgtaacttgcgtttgtggatggagtaatgaactgttttcacagacgatggttttctgaagtgttcctgagcccatacagtgatttccactacagacacgtgtctgcttttaatacagtgtctcctgaggggctgaagatcacaggcatccaatgtcagttttcagccttgtgtcttgcatacggagatttctccagattctctgaatcttttaatgatattatggaccatagatgattcattcattatcctgtgcagggtcacaggcaagctggagcctatcccggctgactatgggcgagaggcggggtacaccctggacaagtcaccagattatcacagggctgacacacagagacaaacaaccattcacgctcacacttgcagtcaatttagagtcagttaacctaacctgcatgtctttggactgtgagggaaaccggagcacccggagaaaacccacacggaca
This window contains:
- the dnaaf10 gene encoding dynein axonemal assembly factor 10 isoform X1, which encodes MSAPLEKPQIIAHIQKSLNYTVFDSKWIPCSAKFVCMGNFARGTGVLQLYEVQHGDVQLIKEIEKPKPIKCGTFGATSLQQRHLATGDFDGNLHVWNLDASEVPVYSVKGHKEIINSIDGVGGLGIGDGAPEIVTGSRDGTVKVWDPRQKDTPVANMEPVEGETKRDCWTVAFGHAFNDQDRCVCAGYDNGDIKLFDLRNMSLRWEKNIKNGVCSVEFDRKDINMNKLVATSLEGKFHVFDMRTQHPTKGFASVSEKAHKSTIWQVRHLPQNRDIFMTAGGAGNLHLWKYEYPEKRSEKDGDGVARGVAGTLTLLQNATLSTQPIASLDWSPDKQGLCVCTSFDQSVRVLIVTKLNRV
- the dnaaf10 gene encoding dynein axonemal assembly factor 10 isoform X2, yielding MEYLKTHKLKVLPWPSQSPDGNIIENLWIDLKKAVHARQPKKLVELEAFCKDECVKIPQIEKPKPIKCGTFGATSLQQRHLATGDFDGNLHVWNLDASEVPVYSVKGHKEIINSIDGVGGLGIGDGAPEIVTGSRDGTVKVWDPRQKDTPVANMEPVEGETKRDCWTVAFGHAFNDQDRCVCAGYDNGDIKLFDLRNMSLRWEKNIKNGVCSVEFDRKDINMNKLVATSLEGKFHVFDMRTQHPTKGFASVSEKAHKSTIWQVRHLPQNRDIFMTAGGAGNLHLWKYEYPEKRSEKDGDGVARGVAGTLTLLQNATLSTQPIASLDWSPDKQGLCVCTSFDQSVRVLIVTKLNRV